GACAGGTGCGGAATCACCCCCCGATCCTCACAGGGTTTCCACATCGTTATCCACCGCGGGCCTCCGCGGGTCGAACCGAGCCCGTCCGATCACGTAAGTTCAACGCCAGGCAATTCGCGTGAGCAAAGCTGCGCGTGTGGCACCGCGCGGCGGAGGGGGTCGCGCGGTGCCCGGTCAAGCGGGCGTTCGGTGGTGGTGTCACCCGGTCGGACGAGTCGAGGACGGCCCGCCGCGCGGGACCCGCGGTCCTCCGGGCCTACCGGAGTGCCGCCCGGACCGCCCTTCAGGAACCCCTCGGCGCCTCTCTGATCCCGCCTGCCACCCCGTTCACCGGCGCATCCGCCGCGTTTTGGCCACCGCTCGGGGCGGAACGGACGCTTCCATGGCCACTCCGGCGTTGTCGGGCGATTCCGGAGAGTAGTTGTGGCACGCCGATGCACGCGGCATCCCTCACAAAGGGTTATGGTGGAAACCCCCCCTCGGGCCGGTCCGTCTCCCCCCCACGGACCGGCCCGTTTTTTTCTGCCTCCCGCGCCCCGGCCCCTCGGGCCGCCCGGCCCGCTCCGGGCGGGACGCGCGTCATGAGGAGTTCACCGGTGCGTCGTCCTGTGTCGTGGCATGGCGGCGCTCGTTCCAGGGCATAAGCCAAGCAGGTCGACGCCCGAACCACGGGTGTCGGATCTCAGCGGACGGCACGGAGCCGTCCGCCCGGGAGGCCCTTTGCACCAGCCCCACCGTGCGGTCACGGCACGGAAGACGAGGCGGAGGGCCGGTCCGCGGCCCGCGCCGGTCAGGGGCGGTCGCAGATCGGCCGGCTCGTTGCAGCGTTCCCGGCCCAGCGTCCACTCCGTCGCTCCCCGACCTCTTCCGAGGGGGTACGTCCTTCCGTGGTGACCAGCACAAAGCGCCACAAGCCAGATAGGCGCACCTACGTTCTCGACACCAGCGTCCTGCTGGCCGACCCGAACGCCCTGAACCGCTTCGACGAGCACGAGGTCGTGCTCCCGATCGTCGTGGTGACGGAGCTGGAGGCGAAACGGCACCACCCCGAACTCGGCTACTTCGCCCGGCAGGCCCTGCGTCTGCTCGACGAGTTCCGGGTGCGGCACGGTCGTCTCGACGCCCCCATCCCGATCGGGGACCTCGGCGGCACCGTACGTGTCGAGCTCAACCACTCGGACCCCAGCGTGCTGCCCACCGGCTACCGCTTGGGGGACAACGACTCCCGCATCCTCGCGGTCGCCCGCAACCTGCAGGCGGAAGGGTTCGACGTCACCGTCGTCTCCAAGGACCTCCCGCTCAGGATCAAGGCGTCCTCCGTCGGCCTGCTCGCCGAGGAGTACCGCGCCGAGCTCGCCATCACGGACGCCTCCGGCTGGACCGGGATGTCCGAACTCACCCTGCCGGGTGAGCAGGTGGATGTGCTCTTCGAGGAGGGCCGGGTCCACGTCCCCGAGGCCGTCGACCTGCCCGTGCACACCGGTCTGACCATCCAGTCGGAGCGCGGCAAGGCCCTCGGCCGGGTCACGCCCGACGGCAGCGTCCGCCTGGTGCGCGGCGACCGGGAGGCGTTCGGCATCAAGGGCCGCAGCGCCGAGCAGCGGATCGCGCTCGACCTGCTCCTCGACCCGGACGTCGGCATCGTGTCGATGGGCGGCCGGGCCGGCACCGGCAAGTCGGCGCTGGCGCTGTGCGCGGGGCTGGAGGCCGTGCTGGAGCGACGGCAGCACCAGAAGGTGATGGTCTTCCGTCCGCTGTACGCGGTCGGCGGACAGGAGCTCGGCTACCTGCCCGGCTCCGAGGCCGAGAAGATGAGCCCCTGGGCCCAGGCGGTCTTCGACACCCTGTCGGCGGTCACCAGCCGGGAGGTCATCGAGGAGGTGACCGCGCGCGGGATGCTGGAGGTGCTGCCGCTCACCCACATCCGCGGCCGCTCGCTGCACGACGCGTTCGTCATCGTGGACGAGGCCCAGTCGCTGGAGCGGAACGTCCTGCTGACCGTGCTGTCCCGGATCGGGGCCAACTCGCGGGTCGTGCTGACCCATGACGTGGCGCAGCGCGACAACCTGCGGGTCGGGCGGTACGACGGAGTCGTCGCCGTCATCGAGAAGCTGAAGGGCCATCCGCTCTTCGCGCACGTCACTCTGACGCGGTCCGAGAGGTCGCAGATCGCGGCACTTGTGACCGAAATGCTGGAGGACGGCCACATCTGAGGAGGCTGGTCCCGAGAGGGCCGATGGTGAGACGGTCGACGCCGTCCGGAAGGCGAAGAGCCTAGCCGGGCGGCGTCGTCGCGTGTGGGGGTTTCCGGGAATCCCTTGGGCCAAACGGGATGTGAGCTTTCACACGCAACACAGAATTGCCTCACCCCGTCGGGTTACGGCAGAGTCTCCTTCCTGTCAGGCCCCGCATACGACTCAGCCGTACCCCCAGCGGTATGGCGCCACAGACGCACCAAAGCCAACTCCATAGCAGCGTCGTATGCCGCCCGAGCACCACACGGCGCTCCCCTCGGGGGAGTTGTCCACCGGGCCCGTGCCTCCCGTGACCCGTAGTTGGGGAGGCCAGTGCCAGGGGCACGATTGCGTCCGCGAGGGTCACCGAAGCGGGCGATGCTGGAAGGAAACCGTGTGAGCCGGATCTCGGTCCGGGGATTCGCAGTGGCCTCGGCCACGGCGGTCACCGCAGTCGGAAGCGTCGTCGGCGTTGCCTCGGGCAGCACCGCGCAGAACAACGACGCGGAGGCGACGGCAGCAGGCACGACGCTGCTCGCGGACATCCCCATGGGCGAGCAGGCGCAGGTGCAGACCGCGTCCCTGACGCAGCAGGCCGACGTACAGGCCATCGCCGCGGACGTGAGCGCCAAGAAGGACGCCGAGGAGGCCGCCCGCAAGGCCGCGGCCGAGACCGCCGTGGCCAAGCAGGAGAAGGCCAGGAAGGCGGCCGAGGAGGCCAAGGAGCGCGAGGCGGAGCAGAAAGCCGCCAGCCGCGACGCCAAGCGCGAGTCGACCACCTTCGCCGTCCAGAGCTCGTACAGCACCAGCCAGATCCAGGCGATGGCCCGTCAGATGGTGCCGAGCGGCCAGTGGCAGTGCTTCAGCAACATCGTGGACCACGAGTCCAGCTGGAACTACCAGGCGGTCAACCCCTCCTCCGGCGCCTACGGACTCTTCCAGGCGCTGCCCGCGGGCAAGTACTCCTCCGCGGGCGCCGACTGGCGGACCAACCCGGCGACCCAGATCAAGTGGGGCCTCAACTACATGGACAGCCGCTACGGCAGCCCGTGCGACGCCTGGGCGTTCTGGCAGAACAACCACTGGTACTGAGCCCCGCCCCGGCGCGGTCCGGACCCGCTCAACCTCGCGCAGCCCCTCACCGTCCTACGGTGAGGGGCTTTCGCGCTCCCGCCATGTACGGTCGTGCCGAAACGACTCCAGGGGGGAGTGGTGGGGAGAGACGGGGGAAGAGGACGGATCATGTCGCGAGTGCCAGGGTGGCTCGGTCGGCTCGGCGCCGGACTGACGCAGATGAGCAAGCGGTTGGACCAGCGTCGCGAGGAAGCGCGGCGTGAGGAGGCCGAGGACGGACCGGCGCCTGCCGCCGACCACGGACCGCCTCCCGCGCAGGACGTGCCGGTGGAGCATCTCGCCCCGCACCGGCAGCTCGTGGTCCAGAACCGCCCCGACCCGGCGCAGGCCGTGCCCTGGGGCGTACGGGTCGCCGCGGAGGCCGGATGGCGGCTGCTGGTCCTCGCGGGCACCGTATGGGTGCTGATGCGGGTCATCAGCGCCGTACAACTGGTGGTGCTGGCGTTCGTGGCCGCGCTGCTCATCACGGCGCTGCTCCAGCCGACCGTGGCGTGGCTGCGCCGGCACGGGGTGCCCCGAGGACCGGCCACCGCCCTGACCGCGATCCTCGGGTTCGTCGTGATGGGGCTGATCGGCTGGTTCGTCACCTGGCAGGTCATGGAGAACATCGACAACCTCTCCGACCAGGTCCAGGACGGCATCGACGAGCTGCGCAACTGGCTGCTGAACAGCCCCTTCCACGTCACCGACAAGCAGATCAACGAGATCGCCAGCAACCTGCGCGAGGCGGTCGGTGCCAACACCGACCAGATAACGTCGGCCGGCC
This region of Streptomyces ambofaciens ATCC 23877 genomic DNA includes:
- a CDS encoding PhoH family protein, producing the protein MVTSTKRHKPDRRTYVLDTSVLLADPNALNRFDEHEVVLPIVVVTELEAKRHHPELGYFARQALRLLDEFRVRHGRLDAPIPIGDLGGTVRVELNHSDPSVLPTGYRLGDNDSRILAVARNLQAEGFDVTVVSKDLPLRIKASSVGLLAEEYRAELAITDASGWTGMSELTLPGEQVDVLFEEGRVHVPEAVDLPVHTGLTIQSERGKALGRVTPDGSVRLVRGDREAFGIKGRSAEQRIALDLLLDPDVGIVSMGGRAGTGKSALALCAGLEAVLERRQHQKVMVFRPLYAVGGQELGYLPGSEAEKMSPWAQAVFDTLSAVTSREVIEEVTARGMLEVLPLTHIRGRSLHDAFVIVDEAQSLERNVLLTVLSRIGANSRVVLTHDVAQRDNLRVGRYDGVVAVIEKLKGHPLFAHVTLTRSERSQIAALVTEMLEDGHI
- a CDS encoding transglycosylase SLT domain-containing protein, translating into MSRISVRGFAVASATAVTAVGSVVGVASGSTAQNNDAEATAAGTTLLADIPMGEQAQVQTASLTQQADVQAIAADVSAKKDAEEAARKAAAETAVAKQEKARKAAEEAKEREAEQKAASRDAKRESTTFAVQSSYSTSQIQAMARQMVPSGQWQCFSNIVDHESSWNYQAVNPSSGAYGLFQALPAGKYSSAGADWRTNPATQIKWGLNYMDSRYGSPCDAWAFWQNNHWY